The segment ATTCTGAATCTTACCTCTGATGCTTTTGGTTAGGAGTCTCTCACTGCTAAACCATTTgcaggaagaaattaaaatgtagatttacatttgaaaattttaataaaatataaaaattttaaaatgtcaaaaccTTATTTGACTTGCATCTAAATCTAGATTTGATTGGTAAAGTAAAATCAGTGTCTATAAGAATGATTAAACTGAcagatatttgtttttgtttttgtttttgcatccaAAAGAGAATGCCTGTGGACTCAATGACTTGGGAGAACCACACATTGTTCATGGAGTTTGTGTTCCTTGCCTATCCAAAACACCCAGTACTACGCATGCTCTGCTTCTTTGGAGTCAGCCTTGCTTATGGATTAATAATCTCTGGGAATATCCTTATTGTGGTCTCCATAAAGACTGAAATCCGTCTACATACACCCATGTACTATTTCTTGGGCAGCCTCTCAGGGATAGAACTGTGCTACACTGCAGTGGTGGTACCACACATTTTGGCCAACACCTTTCAGTCTGAGAAAACTATTACTCTACTGAGCTGTGCCACTCAGATGGTTTTCCTCATTGGGCTTGGTAGTGCTGATTGCTTCCTCCTGGCTATCATGGCCTATGACAGATATTTTGCCATCTGTCATCCGTTGCAGTACCCTCTCATCATGACTGTAACTCTTTGTGTTCGCTTGGTTGTGGCTTCTGTGGTCATTGGTTTATTCCTGTCCTTACAGCTTGTGGTCTTCATCTTCTGTCTGCCATTCTGTCAGGATAGAGGAATAGAGCACTTCTTTTGTGATGCTCCACCAATGATGCGTCTTGTGTGTGCCACAAGTCATATCCATGAGCTCTCTGTGCTAGTGGCAGCCACAATAGCCATTGCCgtgcctttctttttcattgcCACTACCTATGCTTTGATTGTGGCTGCTGTGCTTAAACTCCACTCAGCAGCTGGCCGTCACAGGGCCTTCAACACATGTTCTTCTCACCTCACTGTGGTGTTGTTGCAGTATGGCTGCTGTGCATTCATGTACCTGCGCCCAGTCTCCAGCTACCATCCCAAGCAAGATAAGTTCATCTCCCTGGTATACATACTGGGGACGCCATTCCTCAATCCCCTCATCTACACTTTGAGGAACAATGAGATGAAAGGGGCCATAGCTAAAGTTCTAACCAGAAAGTATCTCTCCTGGAAAATTATAGGATAGGAAAAAATCTAAAGTATAGtccaagccaaaataaacccctgTGCCACTGCAAAAGGATTGTCATTGCTGATATTGCAACCATAttcacagaaacaaaaaatgtaaagtaCCTAAATATTGCCCTATATGTGATAACATTTCTGAAAATGGGCTACTTTTGCAGCTTTTGTGATTTGTAGAATGTAAAAGCACTTAAACATGATTGATTTCAAGGGACTATTATCATTATACACCTACAAAGTAAGGAGAGGTGCAATCTTAGAGGAAACCAGTGGGATCCAGGTGCAAAAGGGAAATTATTTCATGAATGGTAGTTTTTTGGAGGGAACAACCTTTTACCAATAAGGTCTACTAAGAAATGCTTTTCAGAGAGACTTTGAGGGCTACAACAAACAGAAAGGCTCAAGTTATTTGTTATagtattatattaaaataaaagtatactATTGATTCAATTTTCTTCAATAAAGTGTCCATGAATACTAATAATTTTTGCATTATGGATGTAAGCTAGCTTaacctttattttaaaatggtatgTATTGGTGATATTATCACTAAGTACTTCCAGTGTTTCAAAAATATAGATAATGCATATAGCAAACAAAATCCATGTCTATAAACATATACATTTCTAACAGTCttcaaaagtattttcttttacaaTAATAGAAGTATCTCTCTGTAGAAAAATCCAGACTTTGGccaatattttaagaaaactaAGTATGTAAATAAGTCCCACACAGTATAATTTCTCTATAAGTAAGGGACTTAGTGTGGTGCCAGATCTAAGAGGTTGGCAAAGTGCCTAATTAGAGTCAGTTTTGTACTGATATTGTTTCCAAAGCGACTCCTCTTATTTAAGTGTGGAGCTCTCTATTCAATTTAAATCAGGGCCTGATACATTTGAATATGGTTTGCAGTTTAGAGAACTTAAATGTGTTTCAGGACAAAACATCTATTGATTTAATGTTCTATATGACTTTGAAGAGAATGTGCATCCTATAGATCAAAAAGGATGTCAAAATTTAAGTTAGCTCATAATATAtgatttggattttgttttcatttggatattGGCTTGCTTTAAACTTGGTATCTTTCTGGCGTGGTCTCTAAAGAACTAGGAATACAGACATGATACATCACTCCCATGTAATTGTATGGCT is part of the Rattus norvegicus strain BN/NHsdMcwi chromosome 1, GRCr8, whole genome shotgun sequence genome and harbors:
- the Or10w1 gene encoding olfactory receptor Olr372, which codes for MTWENHTLFMEFVFLAYPKHPVLRMLCFFGVSLAYGLIISGNILIVVSIKTEIRLHTPMYYFLGSLSGIELCYTAVVVPHILANTFQSEKTITLLSCATQMVFLIGLGSADCFLLAIMAYDRYFAICHPLQYPLIMTVTLCVRLVVASVVIGLFLSLQLVVFIFCLPFCQDRGIEHFFCDAPPMMRLVCATSHIHELSVLVAATIAIAVPFFFIATTYALIVAAVLKLHSAAGRHRAFNTCSSHLTVVLLQYGCCAFMYLRPVSSYHPKQDKFISLVYILGTPFLNPLIYTLRNNEMKGAIAKVLTRKYLSWKIIG